A region of the Myxococcus stipitatus DSM 14675 genome:
CGGGCATCCTCACGGAGCTCTCCGCGGAGCCCGAGCGCGTCCACTTCGTCATCGTCGGCGTGGGGGTCAACCTGAACTGCCAGGTGGAGCACTTCCCGGAGGAGCTGCGGGAGACGGCCACGTCGGTGTCGCTGGCCCGAGGCGAGAAGGTGCACCGGGCCCAGTTCGCCGCGGGCCTCTGGACGCGGATGGAGGAGTGGCTGGACCTGTATCTGGAGACGGGCTTCGACGCGGTGCGTGCCCGCTGGAAGGAGCTGTCCTCCACCCTGGGTCAGGACGTCCTGGTCCGCACGGACCGCAGCGAGCTGCGAGGGTACGCGGTGGACATCGACCCGTCGGGGGCGCTGCTGGTGCGCACCGAGGCGGGGCAGGTGGAGCGGGTGCTCGCGGGAGACGTGGAGCAGCTGCGCCCCCGGCAGCCGCAGCGCCCGCTGTAGGCCCGGCAAGTCGGCCCGCGGAGAGGCCCTTCGGAGTAGAGTGCGCGGCGTGATGCTCCTGGCCATCGACGTTGGCAATACCAACACCGTTCTCGGGGTGTTCGAGGGCCGGAAGCTGCTCGACCACTGGCGCGTGGAGACGAGCACGCGGCGCACCTCCGACGAGTACGGCATCCTGGTGCGCCAGCTCTTCTCCCACAGCGGCATCGACGCGGCGAAGGTGCGTGCGGTGGCCGTGTCCAGCGTGGTGCCGCCGCTCCAGTTCAGCCTGGAGAAGATGAGCGAGCGCTACTTCCGCATGCGGCCCATGTTCGTGGGGCCCGGCGTGAAGACGGGCATGCCCATCCTCTACGACAACCCTCGCGAGGTGGGCGCCGACCGCATCGTCAACGCGGTGGCCGCGTTCGAGAAGCACCGCTCGGCGCTCATCGTCGTGGACTTCGGCACCGCGACGACGTTCGACGCCGTGTCCGCGCGAGGCGAGTACCTGGGCGGCTGCATCTGCCCGGGCATCAACATCTCCATGGAGGCCCTGTTCCAGAACGCCTCCAAGCTGCCGCGCGTGGAGTTCGTGCGGCCGCCCCACGTCATCGGGCGCAACACGGTGCACTCGATGCAGTCGGGGCTCTTCTACGGTTACGTCGGGATGGTGGACGGCATCTGCGCGCGCATGCAGACCGACCAGGGCCAGCCCGTGAGAGTGGTGGCCACCGGAGGGCTCGCGCCGCTGGTGGCCAGTGGATCCAAGGCCATCCACGAAGTGGACGAGTTCCTCACGCTCGAGGGCCTGCGCATCATCTACGGAAGGAATCACGCGACATGACGACCGCCGCCCCCGGCAACATCCCGGCGCCGCCTCCCGGCTGCCCCTTCAACGCGGAGTTCCTGCCGCCCAACCTGCGCAAGCACGTGGACCCCGCGGCGCCCGTTCCGCTGCGGATGATGGCCGCCAAGTCGCTGGTGCCCCTCAGCCCGTCGGACATGCTCGGCGCGCTCTTCATGCTGACGTTCGACGCGGACACGGCGGTGCGCGAGACGGCGGCGAAGACGTCCTCGGGGCTCCCGGAGAAGATCCTCGGCTCCGCGCTGCGCGACGAGGAAGTGCAGCCCCAAGTGCTGGGCTACTTCCTGGGCCTGTTGAAGGAGAAGGACGCCTACGCGGAGATGCTCGTCCTCAACGCCAGCACGCCCGACGAGGCCGTCGCGGCGGTGGCTCGGGACTGCGGCGCGAAGCTGGCGGAAATCATCGGGCAGAACCAGCTCCGCCTGCTGCGCCACGAAGACATCCTGCGCAACCTCTGCTCCAACGCGCAGGCGCCGGTGTCGCTCATCGACGGTGTCTGTGACTTCGCGGTGCGCAGCGGGATGCAGCTGACGGACGTGCCGCAGATGAAGGCGGCGCGCGTGCGCCTGTTCGGCCCCGAGGCCGCGGAGGCGCCGCCAGACCCGGGTCCCACGGCCGAGCAGGTCCTCCAGGAGATGGGGGGCGAGGTGTCGGACGAGAACGCCGCGCCGCTCGAGGAGGGCAAGCGCCTGACGCTGGCTCAGCGGCTGATGAAGATGTCCATCTCGGAGAAGATCAAGCTGGCGACGCTGGGCAACAAGGAGGCCCGCGGCGCACTCATCCGGGACACGAACAAGCTGGTGGCCGTGGCCGTCATCCGCAGCCCGCGCATCACCGACGGCGAGGTGCTGTCGTGCGCGGCGAACCGCGCCATCATGGAAGACGTCCTCCGCGTCATCTACAACAACCGCGAGTGGACGAAGAACATGAAGGTGAAGCTGGCCCTGGTGAAGAACCCCAAGGTGCCGCTCACCGTCACGATGAAGTTCCTGAACGTGCTGCGCGACAACGAGCTCAAGGACCTGAGCCGCGACAAGAACGTGCCCGCCGCCGTGCAGCAGTTCGCCAAGAAGATGCTGGAGAAGAAGACCACGCCCAAGCGGACCGACGACAAGTAGGCGCGGGGCAGGGGAGCCTCCGAGGAGGCTCTTCCCACCCCGGCGGGATGACTCGCCGGGGCGGGGTGAAGCTCAGGCGGCGGCTTCGTCGCTGTCCGCCACGGCGGAGGCCGGCTCTTCCAGGAGCTGCTGGGCGATGACGAGCGCCTTCTTCGTCTTCTCGCGCAGCTTCTCCTCGCTCTTGATGCGCGCGTAGAGCTTCGTCACGCGCTCGTCGTTGCGCACGGCGGTGGCCTCCAGCTCGGAGATGCGCTTGCGCAGCTCCTCGGCCTCGTCGGCCGCGCGAGTGGCCTGCTCGGACAGCTCCGCCTGCGTCTGCTCGAGCTGACCGCGCAGCTCCTCGGTCTCGCTCTGCGCGGTCTCCACCTGGGCGCGCAGGGCGTCCGACTCCTCACGCGCGGTCTGCACCTCCATCTCGAGCTGACCGGTGCGGTTGCGCAGCTCCTCCAGCTCGGCGTGGAGGCCGGCCGTCTGCGCATTCACCTGGTCCAGCTCCTCCTGGAGGGTGGAGAGCCGGGCGGTGGCGCCGCGAGCCTCTTCCTTGGAGGTGGCGAGCTGCTGGTCCACGCGCTTGCGCTCGGCCGTCAGCGTGTCCGCGCGGGTCGTGAGCGTCTTGATCTGCGCGTCGCGCCGGGCAATCTCCGACTCGCTCGAGCTGGCCTTCTGCTCCAGCTCCAGGTGCTGGTCCTTCAGCTCGACGATCTCCTGGTCCTTCTGGTTCAGCTCCGACTTGAGGCGCAGGATCTCCTTGTCGCGCTTGTTGACGGCATCGCGCAGGGCGAAGGTGTCCTTGTCGTTCTTCCCCGACGAGGCCCGCGCCGTCTCCAGCTCGGTGGACTTGGACTCGAGCTCGACCTCGAGCTCCCGCACGCGGTCCTCGGCCTGGGCGGAGGTGCCGCGCGAGTCCTCGAGGGTCGCCTGGAGCTCCGCGACCTTCGCGCGCAGGTTGCGCAGCTCGGCCGCGTCGGCGGCGGAGGTGACAGGGGCGGCCGGAGCGGTGGCCACGGGCGCGCTGACGGGGGCCCGCGCGGGCGTCGGCGGAGGTGTGCGCGCCGGAGGCGGCGCGGAGGGCTTCGCCGGCTCGATGACCTTCAGCGCGGGCGGAGGCGCGGCGGGCACGGGAACGAAGCCCACCACCGTCTTCTCGGAGTCATCCAGCGCGTCGAGCGCGTCGTCCGCATCCGAGCCGAGCGCGTCCAGGGTGGAGAAGTCCTCCTCCACGCCCAGGCCTTCCACCACCGCGTCGGGCGGTGCCTCGACGGGCTCTTCGACCAGGGAGACGGGCTCGGAGTCCAGCTCCGGCTCCGGCGAGGCCATGTCGTTGAAGGCCGCGTCCAGGTCCAGCTCTTCCCCGGCGACGGCGGGCTCCTCGCCCGTGTCCACGGAGATCTCCTCGCCGAAGTCCGCGGTCATCGGCTCATCGCCGAGCGCGTCCAGGGTGAGGCTCTCGTCCACCACGTCCTCGGAGACGGGCGGCTCCGGGAAGCCGATCAACGCCCCCACGCGCTCGGTCAACAGCTGCGCGTCCACGGGCATGGCCACGTACTCGTCGGCGTGGGCCTTCAGCTTGCGGTGCTGCGCGAAGCCATCCGGGTTGCCGACGATGACGATGGGGACATTCTTGAGGTCGTCGTCCTTCTTCAGCTTGCCGCAGATGAGGTAGCCGTTCTGCCCCGCGGACAGCTCCACCGCGAGCACGACGAGCTGCGGCCGGTCCCGGCGAATCTGCTCCACGCTGCCCTTGCCGTCCGCGGTGTCTTCAACCGTGAAGCCCCGTCCCTCCAGGACGGGACGCAGGGTGGCGGCGAGGGCGGTGTCGCTCTTTTCGACGATCAGGATTTTCTTGGACATGTAGGAACGGCCCGACCTGGGTGCGGCGCGCGCGGGCGCCACGAGTGACGGTGGCGCGCGAGGAAAGAAGCATCGTCGAGGCTATCGGCCATGTCAGGGACCGTCAAATGTTCGGGCCGTACCGAACTCCCCTGGCGGATGCGCTGCCCGGCACTCGCGGAACGACCTGCTACAGCTTCCGGAAGCAGCGCCGAGCATGTTCGCGCGCTCCAGTCCCAGGGAGTGTCCGGTACGCGTCACGCGTGTCCGCGAGCGCGCCTGGCTGGAGAGCAGCCTGGCGGCACGCCGCGAGCGAAGCGCTCAGGGGTACGAAGCCGGCTCGGCGGAGACCGCGGGGCGGACGCGCTGAGGGCGGGGGAGCGTCTGATACGAGTACTCGCCGTCGGCGGACTCCATCGGCAGCGGGTTGCTGGCCACCGCGGCCCCGCGCTCGCGCTCATCGAGCATGCGGAGGATGTCGCGCTCATCCATGTCGGTGACCATCTCGTAGATGACTTCCTGGTCCCGCCACGTGACGATGTTGAAGCCCTGCGCGGAGTCCACCTCCACCGCGGGGAGTGCCTGGGGCTTGAGGCCCTCTTCATCCGGGACGACGAAGACCCCGAGCCTGCGGCTGGGCTCACCGTCGTTGGGGAGCGTCTCGTAGCTGATGTACGCGACCTCGCGGCCATTGAGGATGGAGATGCGGCCGCCCAGGGGCTTGGCCTTGGGGAGCTGGGGCAGGGCGACGCGAGGGTCCACCTTGCCCTTGAACCACGTCTCCAGTTGCTCCGGCGCGGAGGACGCGATTTCGAAGGGGAGCCCGCGCGAGTGCCGTTTGACGATTTCGTCCCGCGCCATCCGCTGCCGCTGGGACTCGCGGAGCATCAACCAACCGCTGCCCACCGTCATCACCACCAGGGCAACGGCACCCGCGCGCAGCCAGACACCGTACTGCGCGCGGCGGTGCTCCTTGTGGAGCCCCTGGGCGATGCCCGCGCGCAAGGCCGCTGGCGCGCGCATCTGCTGCACCGAGTGTCGAGCCGCCCGGCGCAGGGCTGAGCGCATGTTCCGCTCGTCCTCCACGCGGCGCCGGCAAGGCGTGCACGCGGCGAGGTGGGATTCGAGGTCGACCCGCTCCTCCGGCTGAAATTCGCCGTCGAGGTACGGATACAGAAGCCGTTCGAGTTCCTGGCAGGTCATGGGCGCGCGGTAGGAACCTGTTTCTAGCCCGTCTTCTTCCTTTGACGATACTCTTCCAGGTTCGAAGGCGCATCCGCCGACTCACCCTCGTGCCGGAAGACGCCCTGGCCCACCGCGTACTCGCGCAGCGTCTTCTGCAGGAGCTTGCGGCCGCGGAACAGCCGGCTCATCACCGTGCCGACGGGGCACTCGAGGATCTCGGCGATCTCCTTGTAGGAGAACTCCTGGAGGTCCGCGAGGATGACCACCAGCCGGAAGTCGATGGGCAACGAGTCGATGGCGCGCAGCACGTCGTCCGACAGGAGCCGGTCGAAGAAGTACTGCTCCGGGTTGGCCGCGAAGTCCGTCGCGTCCCGGCTCACGAAGCGCTCGTGTACCGCCTCGCGCTCCACGCCCTCCACCACCGTGCGCTCCTTCACCTTCCGCCGGTAGCGGTTGATGAAGGTGTTGGTGAGGATCTTGAAGAGCCAGGCCTTGATGTTGGTGCCCCGCTCGAACTTGTCGAAGAAGCGGTAGGCCCTCATGCAGGTGTCCTGCACCAGGTCCTCGGCGTCCCGCTCGTTCTTCGTCAGCCGCAAGGCCGCCGAATACAGCGGGTCGAGGTGGGCCAGCGCCAGCTCTTCGAATTCCTGCTTCGTCCGGTTGGGTTGTCTGAAATCCAACATGTCCCGCCTTCCAAAGGCCCGAAACAAAAGGGGAATGAGTTGTCGCTTGCCCATCAATGTATGCATGGGAACAGACCCAGCAACAACCACTTCCCTGTCATACCCGCCCGTACGCTTGCTTCGGGTACGCCCTACACCGGGCCGGGTTGATTATTCCCGGCCCCTTTCAATAACGAAGGGGAGGCCGGATGTCCGTCATCCGAGCCTCCCCTCCAGGTAGGGCCTGGGCTGTCAGCCCGGTGGGCGGCCTACTTGCGGCTCATGGCCTCGGAGATGGGCACGTAGGGGTAGCCCATGTCCTTGGCGACGGCCTCGTAGGTGACGTGGCCGTTGTAGGTGTTCATCGCACGCGCCAGCGCCGGGTCCGACTTCACGGCCTCCACCAGGCCCATGTCGGCGATCTTCCGCGAATAGGGACGGGTGGTGTTGGTGAGGGCGTAGGTGGACGTCTGGGGGACGGCGCCCGGCATGTTGGCCACGCAGTAGTGGACCACGCCGTGGACGACGAACGTCGGGTTGTCGTGGGTGGTGGGCTTGCAGGTCTCGATGCAGCCACCCTGGTCCACGGCCACGTCGACGACGACGGAGCCGGGGGACATCTCCGCGATGAGCGCCTCGGAGACGAGCTTGGGCGCCTTGCCGCCGGGGATGAGCACCGCGCCGACGACCAGGTCCGCCTCGCGCACCGACTTCGAGATGTTCTCGGAGTCGGAGGCCAGCACGGTGACGCGGCCGAGGAACACGTCGTCCAGGTAGGTGAGGCGCTCCAGGTTGACGTCGAGGATGGTGACCTCGGCGCCCATGCCCACCGCCACCTTGGCGGCGCAGAGGCCGACGACACCACCGCCGATGATGACCACGCGGCCGCGGCGCACGCCGGGCACGCCGCCCAGCAGGATGCCCTTGCCACCGTGGGCCTTCTCCAGGCTCGCGGCGCCCACCTGGATGGCCATCTTGCCGGCCACCTCGCTCATGGGCTTGAGCAGGGGGAGGCTGCCGTCATCCAGCTGCAGCGTCTCGTACGCGACGGCCGCCGCCTTCTTCTTCACCAGCGTCTTCGTCAACTCGGGGTCGACGCCGGCCAGGTGGAAGTACGTGTAGATGATCTGGTTGGGCTGGATGCGCTCGTACTCGGGCGCAATGGGCTCCTTCACCTTGACGATCATCTCCGCGCGCTTCCAGACCTCGTCCGCGCTGGCGACAATCTGTGCACCGACACGCTGGTATTCAGAGTCGGGGATGCCGGAGCCGACACCAGCGTTCGTCTCGACCAGCACCGTGTGGCCAGCGCTCGTGAGCGCGCGCACGCCCGCGGGCACCATGCCGACGCGGTACTCACGGGTTTTGATCTCCTTGGGAACTCCGACGATCACGACTGCCTCCAGAGAGGGGACTCAAAAAAGCGCGCGGACCCTAACGAGGGGCCCCGAGGGAATCAAGGCATCCGCCATAGCGCGACACATGTCTCCGGTGAGCCTGGGTTACCCCTGAGGGTTGACGCGCGGCGTTCAACGCAATGCGTCTCATGGCGCTTCGACGTCGAAAGAAACAAGGGGCTGGTGGTAGTTAGCGTCCGCATGACGTCCTCGCTGAAGCTGCTGTTCGCCGACCCCAAGGGGCGGGTGATGGAGCATCCCTACCTGCTGGCCACGCTGCGCAGCGGGGAGGAGCTCGTTCCGCCGCAGGACAAGCCCATCCCGCTGCCGTCCGCGGGGAAGCTGGTCCACCTGCCGGGCAGGCTCCCGGTCGGCATCCACCCCAAGACGGGGGAGATGGAGCTGGTGCGGGAGATGAACGTGGGCGGCAAGTCGTTCATCCCCAACGCCGTCGGGGCGCTGCTGCCGCCGGGCTACACGCGGACCTTCCTGCCGGGCGAGGTGAAGGGCGACGGGCCGGTGCTGCCGCAGTGGGCGTACACGGCGGCGGCGTGGGGCAAGGACGGGCCCGTGGCGTGGGCCATCCACACGGACCGCCGCTCGCATTGGGATCCGGAGCGCTACTCCACGCCGGACATGAAGGCGCTGGTGACCGAGCACATGGCGCGCTTCCCGGACAACCGGGTGCTCAAGCAGCTGAAGACGTGCGCGCTGCTGTACCGCTGCTTCACGTCGCAGAACACCTTCTACGTCCGCGACGAGGCGGCCATCCCCGCGTCGGTGATGTGCAACGCGCGCTGCGTGGGCTGCATCTCCGACCAGCCCGCGGATGGGCCTCCGGCGTCACATGAGCGCATGGATGACGGGCCCACCGGCGAGGAGATGGGCGCCATCGGCCTGTTCCACCTGGAGAACGCGCCGGGCCGCACCATGGTGAGCTTCGGCCAGGGCTGCGAGGGCGAGCCGCTCACGCGCTGGAAGCAGATCGCGGAGGCCATCCGCTTCATGCGCGAGCGCACGCAGAAGGGCTCCATCAACATCAACACCAACGCGAGCCTCACGCGCGGGCTGGAGGCGCTGCTCGACGCGGGCCTGGACGCGGTGCGGGTGTCGCTCAACGCCGCATCGAAGGGGCTCTACGAGGCGTACTACAAGCCGGTGAAGTACGGCTGGGAGGACGTCGAGGCGTCCATCGCGCTCGCGCGGGAGCGGGGCGCGTACCTGGCGCTCAACCTGCTCCTGTTCCCGGGCGTCACGGACCGCGAGGGCGAGGTGAAGGCGCTGGAGCGGCTGGTGAAGAAGTACAAGGTGGACCAGGTGCAGACGCGCTCGCTGGCCATCGACCCGCTCCAGTACCTGGAGGCGGCGCGGGACGTGGGCGCGGGGGGCGAGGCCGTGGGCGTGCGCACGCTGCTCAACCGCCTCAAGGCCGCGCGGCCCGGACTCATCATCGGCAACTTCGCGCGGGGCCTGGAGGAGCGGGAGAACGCGGCCGGGGTCCGGTAGGGCAGGGGGGCGGGGCTCAGCCCCCCTCGTGCGGCCCGAAGGGGACGAGGACTACTCGTTCCCCGTGGGCAGCAGCTCCTTGGCCACCAGGTTGCCCATCACGGCGTCCTTGGGGATGTAGCCGTCGGCGCCCGCCTCGCGGCAGATGCGCTGGAGCTCCTCGACATTCTCTCCCGAGCACAAGAGCACCTTGATGCCCTTGAAGAGGCTGTTGCTCTTGATGAAGCGGCAGAACTGCTCGCCGTTCACGTTGGGCATCCGCACGTCCAGCAGCACCAGGTCCGGACGCGTCTGCTTCTTGAGGATGATCTTCGTGGCCTTGTCGGCGGTGTCCGCGACGTGGACCTCGAAGCCCTTGGCCACCAGGTCCGCTTCGATGATCCTCGCGGTCATCTCGCTGTCGTCCACGATGAGGATGCGCGGCTTGCGTCCCCCCGTCGTCGGCGCCGGCTTGAGCCCCCCCGAGGCGGCGGGAGCAGCGGGGGCCGGTGCGGGCGCGGCGGCGGCCGGAGGAGGCGGGACCGCGGCGGGGACACCCAGGGCCGGGGCCCCGATGAGGCCCATCACCCCGCCGAGCACGGCCTCCAGGCCTCCGCTCTTGAGGATGTAGCCATCCGCGCCGGACGCCTTCGTCTTGCCGGCCAGCTCCGCCTCCGGGATGTCGGAGTAGAGGACCAGCTTCGCGGTGACCTTCTTCTGGCGCCGCAGGTATTCGACGACATCGTCGCCGAACATCTCCGGCATGTTCACGTCCATGAGGATGAGCGCGAACGGACCCTCGGAGAGCTTCTGGTCGAGGCTCGCCAGGTCCTGAGCCCCGCTCGCCTGGTAACCGGCGGCGGTGAGGGCCCGAACCGTGAGCTCCACCAGCATCGGGCTGTCGTCAATGACCAGTACGCGCGACATCGTCCTCCTCAAGGATACAGGGTGCAACCCTACACCTTTGGTGCAGCGCGGACCATCGAAACGGCGAGCGGCCGGCCTGTATGCGGCCTCCACTTGACCGGTTTTCGTCCCCTCCGGATACTCCGTCGCCTTGACCACGACCTCGACTCCCCTCCAGCGAGCACTCCGGATGGCTCCGGACCGCGCCGTGGCCGCGCAGGCCCGGCCGGAGCAGGAGTTCTTCTGCTTCCGGGTGGGAGACCTGCGGCTCGGGGTGCCCAGCGAGAACGTCCTCGAGGTGTTCCGCGCGGGACTGCTCACCCCCCTGCCGAGGACTCCCTCCTTCATCATGGGCGTCACCGGCCACCGAGGTGAGGTGCTCCCGGTCGTCGACCTCCTGCGCTTCCTCTCCAAGGGAGAAGCGCGCATCGGCCCCCGCACACGCCTGTTCGTCGGCGTCACCGGCAGCATCGTCGCCGGGGTCGTGGCGGACACGGTGCTGGGGCTGCGGCGCATCCCCGTCGCGGACATCCTCCCGCCGCCCTTGGGGGGAGATGCCGCCGCGGAACACCTGCTCGGCGTGGTCCAGGGCGCCACCCCCCTGGACAGCATCAACCTGCTGAACTTCTCCAAGCTGCTGCAGACGGCGCGGCAGCGGGCGGTGGCTCGATGAACGACGAGTCGCTGGGCCTCGAGGAGAAGTCGGGGGACGTGGACATCCTCTTCTTCGAGATTGGTGGCGGCCTGTTCGGCGCGGACGCGTCGCAGGTGCTGAGGATCGACCGTTCGTTGCCGGAGGACATCACCCTGCCGGAGCTGGGGCGGCTGCACCGAGGCAACCGCGCGCTCGTCTTCGATACGCCCGAGGGCGAAGGGCACCTCAAGGTGGACGCCGTCAATGGCGTGCGCTCCATCCCCGTCACGCAGCTTCGCCGGATGCCGCCCACCGCGGGCGCGGCCCCGTATGCCGTCGGGGTGTGTCTGGAAGAAGCCCGCACCGTTTTGCTGATTGACCTGGTGGAGACCGCCAGGACCCAAGAAACTCAAGGAAGGCACTGACCGCAATGTCCCTGGACACCCCGAACGAGAAGCCCGCGTCCAAGGCCCGTTCCGCCCGGAAGGCCCCGGCCTCCAAGGCGGCGGCTGCCGCCGCGCCCGCGGCCCCCCTCAAGGCCTTCACCGACACGCTGCTGACGGTGCTGGCCGGCAACCTCCAGGCCCGCGTCCCCAAGGAGCTGGTCGGCGCCGGGGGCGAGGAGATGGCCCACCTGCTCAACCAGGTGCTGGACAACTTCGCCAGCTCCGAGCACCGCAAGCACGTGGCGGCGCAGGAGATCGACCAGGCCCTGGACGCGCTCATCAGCCTGGTGCGCGAGGGCGACCTGTCGCGCTGGAACACCACCACCGAGGACCCCCAGCTGGGGCCCTTGCTGGAGGGCTTCGGCAAGGTCATCGAGACGCTGCGCACCTTCGTGCGGGAGATCAACGAGGCGGCGCTGCGGCTGTCCTCGTCCGCCAACCAGGTGCTGGCGGCGTCCACCCAGCACGAGACGTCCTCCACCGAGCAGGCCGCCGCCATCCACGAGACGACGGCGACCATGGAGGAGCTGAAGCACGCCTCCGCGCAGATCGCCGAGAACGCGGGCAGCGTGGCGCGCGTGGCCGAGGAGACGCTCGGCGCGGCGCGCGCGGGCCGGGGCGCCATCGGTGAGTTCATCCAGGCCATGCAGCAGATCCGCAGCGACGGCGTCGCGGTGGCGGACTCCATCGCCAAGCTGTCCAAGCGCGTGGAGCGCATCGGCACGGTGGTGGAGGTCATCGACGAGATCGCCGACCGCTCCGACCTGCTCGCGCTGAACGCGGCGCTGGAAGGCAGCCGCGCGGGCGAGGCGGGCAAGGGCTTCTCCATCGTCGCGGCGGAGATGCGCCGCCTGGCGGAGAACGTCCTGGACTCCACCAAGGAGATCAAGAACCTCATCACCGAGATTCGCGAGGCCACGGCCGCCGCCGCGGGCGCCGCCGAGGCGTCCAAGTCCGCCACCGAGTCCGGTGAGAAGCTGGGCGCCGTCGCCGCACAGGCCGTCGAGGGCATCCTCGCCGGCGTGCAGGAGACGAGCGACGCGGCTCGCGTCATCAACCTCGCCACGCAGCAGCAGCGCACGGCCACCGAGCAGGTCGTGGCGTCCATGGCGGAGATCGAGGACGTGACGCGCCAGACGACGCAGGCGTCGAAGCAGGCGACGGGAGCGGCCGCGGAGCTCACGCAGCTGGCCGCTCGACTCGCGGAGCTCATCAAGCGCTTCAAGGCCGACTAGCTCTTCCGGGAAGGGGAGGGTGCGCAGCACTCACCGCCCATGGACACCGAGGCACTCAAGAAATCCCTCCTGAAGAAGTTCCAGGAGGTCACGGCCGACCGCCTCCAGAAGATCCAACTGGGCGTGTTGGACCTGGAGAAGGAAACCGCGGAGCAAGCCGCGGACGACGTCGCGCGCGAGCTGCACACGATGAAGGGCGAGGCCCGCATGTTGGGCCTGGCCGCCATCGGGCAGCTGGCGCACGCCGCCGAGGACGTCCTGCGCGCCGAGCGCGAGGGACGCACCGCCACGGAGATCGCCACGGACGTCATGCTCCGTGCCTGCGACGTGCTCTCCGACCTCATCGAGGACCTGTCGGGCGCCAACCTGGGCACGTCCGCCAGCGAGGAGATGGTGCGCGCGATGGAGGGCGTCTCGGGCCAGTCCGCGCCCCCGCTCCCCGGCGCGCGCCCCGCGCCGACGCCGCCTCCCCTGCCGGTGGCCGCGCCGCCTCCCGTGGTGGCGGCCCCCGTCGCGCCGGTGGCTCACGCGCCAGCGCCCGTGGCGGCCCCTCCCGTGGCGCCGCCCGCCGCCCACGCTCCCGCGCATGCGTCGGGCAAGGGGGAGGAAGAGGCCCCCAGCGCGGCGAAGTCGGCCATCGCGGACCGCACCATCCGGGTGAACGTGGAGGTGCTGGACTCGCTGGGGCTGCTCGCGGGTGACCTGCTCGTGGAGAGCGCCCGGGGACGGCTGCGCAGCTCGGAGACGGAGGCGCTGTTCGAGCGCTTCAGCCGGCTGGGCGACCGCTTCATGCGGCTGGCGGAGCACCTGGAGCTTCCGACCGACGTCCGGACGCTGTTGGACCGCGTGGAGAGCGACCTCCACATGCTGCGCGACGACGCGTTCCGCTTCGTGCGCCGCAACGACGACGGCATCAACACGCTGCACGGCAACCTGTCGAAGATGG
Encoded here:
- a CDS encoding type III pantothenate kinase, giving the protein MLLAIDVGNTNTVLGVFEGRKLLDHWRVETSTRRTSDEYGILVRQLFSHSGIDAAKVRAVAVSSVVPPLQFSLEKMSERYFRMRPMFVGPGVKTGMPILYDNPREVGADRIVNAVAAFEKHRSALIVVDFGTATTFDAVSARGEYLGGCICPGINISMEALFQNASKLPRVEFVRPPHVIGRNTVHSMQSGLFYGYVGMVDGICARMQTDQGQPVRVVATGGLAPLVASGSKAIHEVDEFLTLEGLRIIYGRNHAT
- a CDS encoding response regulator, yielding MSKKILIVEKSDTALAATLRPVLEGRGFTVEDTADGKGSVEQIRRDRPQLVVLAVELSAGQNGYLICGKLKKDDDLKNVPIVIVGNPDGFAQHRKLKAHADEYVAMPVDAQLLTERVGALIGFPEPPVSEDVVDESLTLDALGDEPMTADFGEEISVDTGEEPAVAGEELDLDAAFNDMASPEPELDSEPVSLVEEPVEAPPDAVVEGLGVEEDFSTLDALGSDADDALDALDDSEKTVVGFVPVPAAPPPALKVIEPAKPSAPPPARTPPPTPARAPVSAPVATAPAAPVTSAADAAELRNLRAKVAELQATLEDSRGTSAQAEDRVRELEVELESKSTELETARASSGKNDKDTFALRDAVNKRDKEILRLKSELNQKDQEIVELKDQHLELEQKASSSESEIARRDAQIKTLTTRADTLTAERKRVDQQLATSKEEARGATARLSTLQEELDQVNAQTAGLHAELEELRNRTGQLEMEVQTAREESDALRAQVETAQSETEELRGQLEQTQAELSEQATRAADEAEELRKRISELEATAVRNDERVTKLYARIKSEEKLREKTKKALVIAQQLLEEPASAVADSDEAAA
- a CDS encoding anti-sigma factor, whose product is MTCQELERLLYPYLDGEFQPEERVDLESHLAACTPCRRRVEDERNMRSALRRAARHSVQQMRAPAALRAGIAQGLHKEHRRAQYGVWLRAGAVALVVMTVGSGWLMLRESQRQRMARDEIVKRHSRGLPFEIASSAPEQLETWFKGKVDPRVALPQLPKAKPLGGRISILNGREVAYISYETLPNDGEPSRRLGVFVVPDEEGLKPQALPAVEVDSAQGFNIVTWRDQEVIYEMVTDMDERDILRMLDERERGAAVASNPLPMESADGEYSYQTLPRPQRVRPAVSAEPASYP
- a CDS encoding sigma-70 family RNA polymerase sigma factor, with the protein product MLDFRQPNRTKQEFEELALAHLDPLYSAALRLTKNERDAEDLVQDTCMRAYRFFDKFERGTNIKAWLFKILTNTFINRYRRKVKERTVVEGVEREAVHERFVSRDATDFAANPEQYFFDRLLSDDVLRAIDSLPIDFRLVVILADLQEFSYKEIAEILECPVGTVMSRLFRGRKLLQKTLREYAVGQGVFRHEGESADAPSNLEEYRQRKKTG
- the ald gene encoding alanine dehydrogenase, with product MIVGVPKEIKTREYRVGMVPAGVRALTSAGHTVLVETNAGVGSGIPDSEYQRVGAQIVASADEVWKRAEMIVKVKEPIAPEYERIQPNQIIYTYFHLAGVDPELTKTLVKKKAAAVAYETLQLDDGSLPLLKPMSEVAGKMAIQVGAASLEKAHGGKGILLGGVPGVRRGRVVIIGGGVVGLCAAKVAVGMGAEVTILDVNLERLTYLDDVFLGRVTVLASDSENISKSVREADLVVGAVLIPGGKAPKLVSEALIAEMSPGSVVVDVAVDQGGCIETCKPTTHDNPTFVVHGVVHYCVANMPGAVPQTSTYALTNTTRPYSRKIADMGLVEAVKSDPALARAMNTYNGHVTYEAVAKDMGYPYVPISEAMSRK
- a CDS encoding radical SAM protein encodes the protein MTSSLKLLFADPKGRVMEHPYLLATLRSGEELVPPQDKPIPLPSAGKLVHLPGRLPVGIHPKTGEMELVREMNVGGKSFIPNAVGALLPPGYTRTFLPGEVKGDGPVLPQWAYTAAAWGKDGPVAWAIHTDRRSHWDPERYSTPDMKALVTEHMARFPDNRVLKQLKTCALLYRCFTSQNTFYVRDEAAIPASVMCNARCVGCISDQPADGPPASHERMDDGPTGEEMGAIGLFHLENAPGRTMVSFGQGCEGEPLTRWKQIAEAIRFMRERTQKGSININTNASLTRGLEALLDAGLDAVRVSLNAASKGLYEAYYKPVKYGWEDVEASIALARERGAYLALNLLLFPGVTDREGEVKALERLVKKYKVDQVQTRSLAIDPLQYLEAARDVGAGGEAVGVRTLLNRLKAARPGLIIGNFARGLEERENAAGVR
- a CDS encoding response regulator, with amino-acid sequence MSRVLVIDDSPMLVELTVRALTAAGYQASGAQDLASLDQKLSEGPFALILMDVNMPEMFGDDVVEYLRRQKKVTAKLVLYSDIPEAELAGKTKASGADGYILKSGGLEAVLGGVMGLIGAPALGVPAAVPPPPAAAAPAPAPAAPAASGGLKPAPTTGGRKPRILIVDDSEMTARIIEADLVAKGFEVHVADTADKATKIILKKQTRPDLVLLDVRMPNVNGEQFCRFIKSNSLFKGIKVLLCSGENVEELQRICREAGADGYIPKDAVMGNLVAKELLPTGNE